A window of Cucurbita pepo subsp. pepo cultivar mu-cu-16 chromosome LG06, ASM280686v2, whole genome shotgun sequence contains these coding sequences:
- the LOC111796779 gene encoding uncharacterized protein At1g10890-like — protein sequence MEEFIQKNVEEGLNSKETKLEIQRRIEEGRKKLFDDVDVQLEKEKKVALTATRQKEKQAWKEREELDKMLEENRRKVEKVKRRLALELQQKEEEQYRELKLIQRQKEEATRRTKLDDESLSYVLLGVSEESKSYRLYDIEATDKNIVEENISPGSLAEASSPSSNKARNKRPPVWMRDYAIGEDFCEEYDEAVWMRNYAIREVFYKEDDEAHSAMFTTTEPINFEDTLI from the coding sequence ATGGAAGAATTTATTCagaagaatgttgaagaaggGCTAAACTCTAAAGAGACTAAATTAGAAATACAGAGGCGAATAGAGGAAGGTCGCAAGAAgttgtttgatgatgttgatgtgcagcttgagaaagagaaaaaagtcGCTCTTACTGCtacaagacaaaaagaaaaacaagcatggaaagagagagaagagctAGATAAAATGCTGGAAGAGAATAGGAGAAAGGTAGAAAAAGTTAAGCGACGATTAGCTCTGGAGCTGCagcagaaggaagaagaacaatatcGTGAGCTCAAGTTGATTCAGAGACAAAAAGAGGAGGCAACTCGGAGAACTAAGCTAGATGATGAGAGTTTGAGTTATGTTTTGCTGGGAGTTAGTGAAGAGTCAAAATCTTACCGACTCTATGATATAGAAGCGACAGATAAAAATATTGTAGAGGAAAATATTTCCCCTGGTTCTTTAGCTGAAGCAAGCTCTCCTAGCTCGAATAAGGCGAGGAATAAGAGACCACCAGTCTGGATGAGAGACTATGCAATAGGAGAagatttttgtgaagaataTGATGAAGCAGTCTGGATGAGAAACTATGCAATAAGAGAAgttttttataaagaagatgatgaagctcACTCGGCCATGTTTACCACTACTGAACCTATAAACTTTGAAGACACATTGATTTAA